Proteins found in one Sporosarcina jeotgali genomic segment:
- a CDS encoding AAA family ATPase: MSYKEKIDAILARIEQTIVGKREISELSLTALLAGGHVLLEDVPGVGKTVMVKSLAASIGAEFKRIQFTPDLLPSDVLGVSIYNPQQMEFEFRPGPIVGNIILADEINRTSPKTQAALLEGMEESSITIDGKTLQLPQPFFVMATQNPIEYEGTYPLPEAQMDRFLFKLKMGYPTRDEEIEVLSRSESQIPPELTAPAIALEDLLGLQVAASNVIVDATVKSYIVDCATATRNHASVYLGVSPRGSLGLMKACQAYALISGRNYATPDDVQYLLPYAFSHRIILHPDAEYSGHSIDDVLIDVLAKVRVPFVRANSV, encoded by the coding sequence ATGTCATATAAAGAGAAAATCGATGCGATCCTAGCGCGCATCGAACAAACAATTGTAGGAAAACGGGAAATCAGCGAACTTAGTCTGACAGCACTGCTGGCAGGTGGACACGTACTTCTCGAAGATGTACCGGGTGTAGGGAAAACGGTGATGGTGAAATCCTTGGCGGCTTCCATTGGCGCTGAGTTCAAGCGAATTCAATTTACACCGGATTTGCTGCCTTCAGATGTGCTCGGAGTTTCGATTTACAATCCGCAGCAGATGGAATTTGAATTCAGACCGGGGCCGATTGTCGGCAATATTATTTTGGCGGATGAAATTAATCGGACGTCTCCAAAAACCCAAGCAGCATTACTGGAAGGGATGGAGGAATCCTCCATCACGATTGATGGAAAGACCTTGCAGCTTCCTCAGCCGTTTTTCGTGATGGCAACACAAAATCCGATTGAATATGAAGGAACGTATCCTCTTCCTGAAGCTCAAATGGATCGGTTTTTATTCAAATTGAAAATGGGATACCCAACAAGGGATGAAGAAATTGAAGTCCTCTCGCGTTCAGAATCTCAAATCCCTCCTGAGCTCACTGCACCGGCTATTGCGTTGGAGGATTTGCTTGGGCTGCAAGTCGCTGCGTCCAATGTCATTGTAGATGCAACGGTTAAATCGTATATAGTGGATTGCGCGACGGCTACACGGAATCACGCGTCCGTATACCTTGGTGTCAGTCCTCGAGGATCGCTCGGTCTTATGAAGGCATGCCAGGCATATGCACTCATCAGCGGGCGTAATTATGCAACGCCAGACGATGTGCAGTATTTACTCCCATATGCGTTTAGTCACCGGATCATTCTGCATCCTGATGCTGAATATAGTGGCCATTCCATAGACGATGTATTGATCGACGTCTTAGCGAAAGTCCGTGTTCCGTTTGTAAGGGCGAACTCTGTATGA
- a CDS encoding IS1182 family transposase, with protein MFKEYNMNQLILPLDMEMKLQKDDIAYAVNELVESIPGEAFTGFLRETGCPAYHPRMMMKILLCAYTQSVFSGRKIEGLLKDSVRMMWLAQGYEPTYRTINRFRVHPEVKELLRQCFVQFRCRLVEEKQIEEEAIFIDGTKLEANANKYTFVWRKAVERYSASLVEKSNQMYEELLEKNIIPEIERESSDELTTNELSNILNKLEDTVQTYDEKIEESDDTEVRKELRSQRKEPKQYRKKFQDFLQRKEKYRIDMAIFGDRNSYSKTDHDATFMRMKEDHMSNGQLKAGYNVQVATEGQYALAYDIYPNPTDTRTLIPFLNLIEKDYFELPEYIVADAGYGSEQNYGDILENRKRTPLITYNQYRKEKTKKYKEDPFNTMNWAYDEEADSYTCPNGRRLGFSHFSKRTDKYGFTREYKAYECDDCSDCPLRSLCTKAQEGNNRKLYINEKWEMHKTIIRAKLSEEKTGSLYGQRKIDVEPVFGFLKANLAFTRFSVRGNDKVKNELGFAFMAVNLRKYTAINNIQASENGKNTRKKASAHQKSVNTRFFCFNLTGCVPASFLLRKNGERAYRKSGCLFRLWNDVENDSAFCWKFV; from the coding sequence ATGTTTAAAGAGTATAACATGAATCAACTAATTTTGCCGCTCGATATGGAAATGAAGCTACAGAAAGATGATATTGCCTACGCTGTGAATGAGCTCGTGGAGTCGATCCCCGGAGAAGCCTTCACAGGCTTTTTGCGTGAAACCGGCTGCCCTGCCTATCATCCGCGCATGATGATGAAGATTTTGCTCTGCGCTTACACCCAGTCCGTGTTTTCTGGCAGAAAGATTGAAGGGCTTTTGAAAGACAGTGTCCGGATGATGTGGCTGGCTCAGGGATATGAACCAACCTATCGTACGATCAATCGCTTCCGGGTCCACCCCGAAGTGAAAGAGCTTCTTCGCCAATGCTTTGTACAATTCCGCTGCCGACTCGTAGAAGAAAAGCAAATCGAAGAAGAAGCCATCTTCATAGACGGGACTAAACTCGAAGCCAATGCTAACAAGTACACCTTCGTCTGGCGTAAAGCCGTTGAAAGATACAGTGCGAGCCTGGTCGAAAAATCGAATCAGATGTATGAGGAGCTTTTGGAAAAGAACATCATACCGGAGATCGAACGAGAAAGTTCGGACGAGCTTACCACGAACGAACTGTCCAACATCCTCAACAAGCTGGAAGATACGGTACAGACCTACGATGAAAAAATTGAAGAAAGCGACGATACAGAAGTTCGAAAAGAGCTGCGGTCGCAACGCAAGGAACCAAAACAGTATCGAAAAAAGTTCCAGGATTTTTTACAACGCAAAGAGAAATACCGGATCGACATGGCGATTTTTGGAGACCGTAACAGCTATTCCAAGACGGATCATGACGCCACCTTCATGAGGATGAAGGAGGATCATATGAGTAATGGCCAGCTCAAGGCAGGCTACAATGTGCAAGTGGCAACCGAAGGACAGTATGCGCTTGCTTACGATATCTACCCAAACCCAACGGATACACGAACACTCATCCCGTTTCTTAATCTCATCGAGAAAGACTATTTCGAGCTGCCGGAGTACATAGTCGCAGATGCTGGTTATGGCAGTGAACAGAACTATGGAGATATCCTTGAAAACAGAAAGCGTACACCATTGATCACCTATAATCAGTATCGGAAGGAAAAGACAAAGAAATACAAAGAAGATCCGTTCAACACAATGAACTGGGCTTATGATGAGGAAGCGGATTCCTACACTTGTCCGAATGGCCGCAGGCTAGGATTTAGCCATTTTTCAAAACGAACCGACAAATACGGATTCACACGCGAATACAAAGCGTATGAATGCGACGATTGTTCCGATTGCCCATTGCGCTCCCTTTGTACGAAAGCGCAGGAAGGCAACAACCGGAAATTGTATATCAATGAAAAATGGGAAATGCATAAAACAATCATTCGAGCGAAGCTTTCAGAAGAGAAAACAGGTTCACTCTACGGTCAACGGAAAATCGACGTAGAACCAGTTTTTGGATTTCTGAAGGCGAATTTGGCGTTCACTCGTTTCTCTGTGCGGGGAAATGATAAGGTGAAAAATGAACTGGGCTTCGCATTCATGGCCGTGAATTTGAGGAAATACACGGCCATAAACAACATTCAGGCATCAGAAAACGGAAAGAATACGAGAAAAAAAGCGAGTGCTCACCAAAAATCGGTGAACACTCGCTTTTTTTGCTTCAATCTGACTGGTTGTGTCCCAGCCTCTTTTTTGTTAAGGAAGAATGGCGAAAGAGCGTACCGGAAATCCGGATGCCTTTTCAGGCTTTGGAACGACGTTGAAAATGACAGCGCCTTTTGCTGGAAGTTTGTCTAG
- a CDS encoding cyclase family protein codes for MTTQTQTDLLAALTALKAKEWVDLTHTFGPDSPHFFMFEDAEFKTLFNHDYGFFAQQFSFAGQYGTHIDAPIHFVRDTRFLEELELKELVLPLVVVDKSKEAEADHDFTCSKDDLLAFEKEHGPIESDTFVALRTDWSKRWPDAERFCNKDDEGNNRIPGWGLDALTFLFEERGVKAVGHETFDTDSAADFRKNGALHGEYYVLEQDTYQVELLTNLDKLPAKGAVIFNVVPKPEKASGFPVRSFAILP; via the coding sequence ATGACAACACAAACACAAACAGATTTGCTGGCTGCACTGACTGCATTGAAGGCAAAAGAATGGGTGGACCTCACTCATACATTCGGACCGGATTCTCCTCACTTCTTCATGTTTGAAGACGCTGAGTTCAAAACACTGTTTAACCATGACTATGGTTTCTTTGCACAGCAATTCAGCTTTGCAGGTCAGTACGGAACGCATATCGATGCCCCTATTCACTTCGTGCGGGATACACGCTTTTTAGAGGAACTGGAGTTAAAAGAGCTTGTGCTTCCTTTAGTCGTCGTAGATAAATCCAAAGAAGCAGAAGCAGACCATGACTTTACGTGCTCAAAGGATGACTTGCTGGCGTTCGAAAAAGAACACGGACCCATCGAATCGGATACATTCGTAGCACTTCGGACCGATTGGAGTAAACGCTGGCCCGACGCAGAACGTTTTTGCAACAAAGATGATGAGGGGAATAATCGAATTCCAGGCTGGGGCTTGGATGCCTTAACGTTCCTTTTTGAAGAACGCGGTGTAAAGGCAGTCGGCCACGAGACATTCGATACCGATTCTGCGGCAGACTTTAGAAAAAACGGTGCGCTCCATGGAGAGTACTATGTACTTGAACAAGATACGTATCAAGTGGAACTTTTAACGAATCTAGACAAACTTCCAGCAAAAGGCGCTGTCATTTTCAACGTCGTTCCAAAGCCTGAAAAGGCATCCGGATTTCCGGTACGCTCTTTCGCCATTCTTCCTTAA
- a CDS encoding nicotinate phosphoribosyltransferase, translated as MSTNYTDDSLALHTDLYQINMMETYWAEGIHNKKAIFELYFRKLPFGNGYAIFAGLERVLDYLRDLKFTDSDIAYLKNELHYKEDFLEYLKDVRFTGDLYSMKEGEAVFGNEPIMRVETTLAEAQLIETALLNIVNYQTLIATKASRIKQVVKDEMVMEFGSRRAHEMDAAVWGARAAVIGGVEATSNVRAGKLFGIQASGTHAHSLVQAYKSEYKAFHSYAKRHRDCVFLVDTYNTLKIGVPTAIKVAKELGDKINFIGIRLDSGDIAFLSKEARRMLDEAGFEDAKIVVSNDLDEYTILNLKAQGAQVDIWGIGTKLITAYDQPALGAVYKLVAIEGENGEMVDTIKISSNAEKVTTPGRKKLYRIIDKENGKAEGDYITMYDEDPNAEKRIKMFHPVHTFISKFVTNFEARNLHEKVVDHGQVIYDVPPTLEIRQYAKDNLDLLWDEYKRSLNPEEYPVDLSQKCWDNKMKNIQEVQEMVSDFIHE; from the coding sequence GTGAGCACAAACTATACGGATGATAGCTTGGCATTACATACAGATTTATATCAGATCAATATGATGGAAACGTACTGGGCGGAAGGCATTCATAACAAGAAGGCGATTTTCGAGCTGTATTTCAGAAAACTGCCATTCGGAAATGGGTATGCCATTTTTGCAGGACTTGAGCGCGTGCTGGATTATTTACGTGATCTGAAATTTACTGATAGCGATATCGCTTATTTAAAAAATGAATTGCATTATAAAGAGGACTTTCTTGAGTATTTGAAAGACGTTCGTTTTACTGGGGATCTCTATTCCATGAAAGAAGGAGAAGCGGTATTCGGAAACGAACCGATCATGCGGGTTGAAACGACGCTGGCTGAAGCACAGCTTATTGAAACAGCGCTCTTGAATATCGTTAATTACCAGACGTTAATTGCGACTAAGGCTTCTCGTATCAAGCAAGTGGTGAAAGATGAAATGGTCATGGAATTCGGAAGCCGCCGTGCGCACGAAATGGACGCGGCGGTTTGGGGGGCGCGTGCTGCGGTTATTGGCGGTGTGGAAGCGACTAGCAACGTCCGCGCGGGTAAATTATTCGGCATCCAAGCTAGCGGTACCCATGCTCACTCCCTGGTACAAGCCTATAAGAGCGAGTACAAAGCGTTTCACTCGTATGCAAAGCGGCATCGTGATTGTGTGTTCCTTGTAGATACGTACAACACGCTGAAAATCGGCGTTCCAACAGCTATTAAAGTGGCTAAAGAACTCGGCGACAAAATCAACTTCATAGGTATTCGCTTAGACAGCGGGGATATCGCGTTTTTATCGAAAGAAGCACGCCGTATGCTGGACGAAGCAGGATTCGAAGATGCGAAAATCGTGGTATCGAATGATTTGGATGAGTACACGATCCTTAACTTGAAAGCACAAGGGGCGCAAGTCGACATTTGGGGGATTGGCACAAAACTCATTACCGCATATGACCAGCCTGCGCTTGGTGCTGTTTACAAACTTGTTGCGATTGAAGGAGAGAATGGTGAAATGGTCGACACCATCAAAATTTCTTCCAATGCAGAGAAAGTGACGACACCGGGACGTAAGAAATTGTATCGGATTATTGATAAAGAAAATGGGAAAGCTGAAGGAGACTACATCACTATGTATGATGAAGATCCGAATGCCGAAAAGCGCATTAAAATGTTCCATCCCGTCCATACGTTTATCTCAAAGTTTGTAACGAATTTTGAAGCTAGGAACCTTCATGAAAAAGTGGTTGATCACGGACAAGTCATCTATGACGTCCCGCCAACTTTAGAAATCCGGCAGTATGCAAAAGATAACTTGGATCTGTTATGGGATGAATACAAACGCTCACTTAACCCTGAAGAATATCCAGTCGATTTGAGTCAGAAATGCTGGGACAATAAGATGAAAAACATTCAAGAAGTCCAGGAAATGGTAAGTGACTTCATCCACGAATAG
- a CDS encoding NADPH-dependent FMN reductase has protein sequence MTIRVKAIIGSTSSTSYNRRLVNFMKKRYADRLDITLVSINDVEMFSVDHESEPPANVRAFKENVKDSDAVLFAVPEYNFSIPGALKNALDWLSRGGEATLRDKPAFIVGSSMGVFGSVRAQIHLREILSNPGLSPLILPNNEVYIGSIHQKLSDDDELTDAPTVAFLDSVVNNFVDFYERMTEMHAAKKA, from the coding sequence ATGACAATACGAGTAAAAGCAATCATTGGAAGTACAAGTTCAACTTCCTACAATAGAAGATTAGTGAATTTCATGAAAAAACGTTATGCTGATCGATTGGACATTACATTAGTTTCAATCAATGATGTAGAAATGTTCTCCGTTGATCATGAAAGTGAACCGCCGGCAAATGTCCGTGCATTTAAAGAAAATGTAAAAGATTCGGATGCTGTATTATTCGCAGTTCCTGAATATAACTTCTCCATCCCAGGCGCTTTGAAGAATGCGTTGGACTGGTTATCACGCGGAGGAGAAGCAACGCTGCGTGATAAGCCTGCTTTCATTGTAGGATCGTCAATGGGCGTTTTCGGCAGTGTCCGTGCTCAAATTCATTTACGTGAAATTCTATCCAATCCCGGTCTTTCTCCATTGATTTTGCCAAACAATGAAGTGTACATTGGCTCTATTCATCAGAAACTGAGCGATGACGATGAACTAACTGACGCACCAACAGTTGCATTCTTGGATTCTGTTGTGAATAATTTCGTTGACTTCTATGAGCGCATGACGGAAATGCATGCAGCGAAAAAAGCATAA
- the nadE gene encoding ammonia-dependent NAD(+) synthetase, which produces MNELQQQIIHELHVLPKIDPQKEVRVSVDFLKAYLKKNTFLEGYVLGISGGQDSTLAGKLAQMAVDELNEELSTDRYKFVAVRLPYGTQFDEEDCQDALRFIKPSATYTVNIKEAVDASRRALDAAGISLSDFEKGNEKARERMKVQFSMAAFHHCAVIGTDHAAEAITGFFTKFGDGAADVTPLSRLNKRQGKEMLRELGCPEHLYNKVPTADLEEDKPALPDEIALGVTYEQIDDYLEGKSIPDATRQTIERHYLRSEHKRHLPITVFDDFWK; this is translated from the coding sequence ATGAATGAATTACAACAGCAAATTATTCATGAGTTGCACGTGCTGCCAAAGATTGATCCGCAAAAAGAGGTTCGGGTTTCTGTAGATTTTCTAAAAGCGTATTTAAAGAAAAATACGTTTTTAGAAGGCTATGTTCTTGGGATTTCAGGAGGTCAGGATTCAACGTTAGCTGGAAAGCTCGCGCAGATGGCAGTTGATGAATTGAATGAAGAACTCTCGACTGACCGCTATAAGTTTGTTGCAGTCCGATTGCCATACGGTACGCAATTCGATGAGGAAGATTGCCAAGACGCTCTGCGTTTTATAAAGCCTTCTGCTACGTATACAGTGAATATTAAAGAAGCAGTAGATGCCAGCCGACGTGCATTGGACGCAGCCGGCATTTCCTTATCCGATTTTGAAAAAGGGAATGAAAAAGCGAGAGAACGCATGAAAGTACAGTTTTCAATGGCGGCGTTCCATCATTGCGCAGTAATCGGTACGGATCATGCAGCAGAAGCCATTACAGGATTCTTTACAAAGTTTGGCGACGGGGCTGCCGATGTTACACCGCTGTCCCGTTTGAACAAACGCCAAGGGAAGGAGATGCTTCGCGAGCTTGGATGTCCGGAACATTTGTATAACAAAGTCCCGACTGCCGATTTAGAAGAAGATAAGCCTGCGTTGCCGGATGAGATAGCGCTTGGCGTCACTTACGAACAGATCGATGACTATCTGGAAGGAAAGTCAATACCGGACGCGACCCGTCAAACGATCGAACGTCATTACCTCCGTTCCGAGCACAAGCGGCATCTTCCAATTACTGTATTCGATGATTTTTGGAAATGA